A window of the Hemitrygon akajei unplaced genomic scaffold, sHemAka1.3 Scf000063, whole genome shotgun sequence genome harbors these coding sequences:
- the LOC140721864 gene encoding uncharacterized protein codes for MAHQRVHTVERPYTCSECGKGFIRSSKLMVHQRVHTGERPFTCLDCGKGFTQSSKLKVHQRVHTGEWPFTCSDCGKGFTQSSKLKVHQRVHTGERPFTCSDCGKGFTQSSKLKVHQRVHTGERPFTCSDCGKGFTCSSQLKVHQRGHTGERPFTCSVCGKGFTRSSELLVHQRVHTGERPFTCSDCGKGFTWSSELLVHLRVHTGEWPFTCLDCGKGFTCSSQLKVHRPVHTVERPFTCLDCGKGFNCSDCGKGFTCSFKLKVRQRVHTGERPFTCLDCGKGFTCSSQLKVHQRGHTGERPFTCSDCGKGFTLSSQLLRHQSVHTGERPFTCSDCGKGFTCSSKLKLHQRVHTGERPFIC; via the coding sequence atggctcaccagcgagttcacacagtgGAGCGGCCgtacacctgctcagaatgtgggaagggattcattcggtcatctaaactgatggtacatcagcgagttcacactggggagaggccattcacctgcttggactgtgggaagggattcactcagtcatctaaactgaaggtacatcagcgagttcacactggagagtggccgttcacctgctcagactgtgggaagggattcactcagtcatctaaactgaaggtacatcagcgagttcacactggggagaggccgttcacctgctcggactgtgggaagggattcactcagtcatctaaactgaaggtacatcagcgagttcacactggggagaggccgttcacctgctcggactgtgggaagggattcacttgctcatcccaactgaaggtacatcagagaggtcACACaggtgagaggccgttcacctgctccgtctgtgggaaaggattcactcggtcatccgaactactggtacaccagcgagttcacactggggagaggccgttcacctgctcagattgtgggaagggatttacttggTCATCCGAACTATTGgtacatctgcgagttcacaccggggagtggcctttcacctgcttggactgtgggaaaggattcacttgctcatcccaactgaaggtacatcgaCCAGTTCACACCgtggagagaccattcacctgcttggactgtgggaaagggttcaattgctcggactgtgggaaaggattcacttgctcatttaAACTGAAGGTAcgtcagcgagttcacactggagagaggccattcacctgcttggactgtgggaagggattcacttgctcatcccaactgaaggtacatcagagaggtcacactggggagaggccgttcacctgctcagactgtgggaagggattcactttgtcatcgcaGCTACTGaggcaccagtcagttcacactggggagaggcctttcacctgctcagactgtgggaagggattcacttgctcatcgaaactgaagttacatcagcgagttcacactggggagaggccgttcatatgctga